One genomic region from Cyanobacterium stanieri LEGE 03274 encodes:
- the rpsQ gene encoding 30S ribosomal protein S17, with protein MAQKERVGVVVSNKMDKTAVVAVENRSPHPKYGKIVVKTKKYKAHDPENQCQEGDRVRIRETRPLSKTKRWELAEIISTKAI; from the coding sequence ATGGCACAAAAAGAAAGAGTAGGGGTAGTAGTTAGCAACAAAATGGATAAAACCGCTGTTGTTGCCGTTGAAAACCGTTCCCCCCATCCTAAATACGGCAAAATTGTCGTTAAAACTAAAAAGTACAAAGCACACGATCCCGAAAATCAATGTCAAGAGGGCGATCGCGTGAGAATCAGAGAAACCCGTCCCCTCAGCAAAACCAAACGCTGGGAATTGGCGGAAATTATCAGCACTAAAGCTATTTAA
- the rplN gene encoding 50S ribosomal protein L14, whose translation MIQQQSYLNVADNSGARKIMCLRVLSTGNCTYGGIGDVIIAVVKDAIPNMAVKKSDIVRAVIVRTKHSLRRESGMSIRFDDNAAVIINKDNNPRGTRVFGPVARELRDRNFTKIISLAPEVL comes from the coding sequence ATGATTCAACAACAAAGTTACCTAAACGTAGCCGATAACAGTGGCGCTCGTAAGATTATGTGCTTAAGAGTGTTATCCACCGGTAACTGTACTTACGGTGGCATCGGTGACGTAATTATTGCCGTCGTCAAGGATGCAATTCCTAATATGGCAGTGAAAAAATCTGACATCGTTCGCGCGGTAATCGTACGCACCAAACACTCTTTACGTCGTGAAAGCGGTATGAGCATTCGTTTTGATGACAATGCCGCCGTGATTATCAACAAAGATAACAACCCCAGAGGTACCCGTGTATTTGGTCCTGTGGCGAGGGAATTGCGCGATCGCAACTTCACCAAGATCATTTCTTTAGCTCCGGAGGTACTCTAA
- the rpsC gene encoding 30S ribosomal protein S3, with protein sequence MGQKVHPVGFRLGITKEHLSCWYADPKEYPQLLQEDHLIRQYIDKNLSNASIAEVKIDRKADQIDLSIHTARPGVVVGKGGAGIEKLRTDLQGLLKNQRQFRVNVIEVANVDANAALMAEFIASQLERRVSFRRVVRQALQRAEKAEVKGIKIQVSGRLNGAEIARSEWIREGRVPLHTLRADIDYCYRTASTIYGILGIKVWIFKGEVIPGEENLETPAPRGNRERRQPRRQKFEDRSE encoded by the coding sequence ATGGGACAAAAAGTACATCCAGTGGGTTTTCGTCTCGGTATTACCAAAGAGCATTTATCTTGTTGGTATGCAGATCCGAAAGAATATCCCCAACTTCTTCAAGAAGACCATTTAATTCGTCAGTACATTGACAAAAACCTCAGTAATGCTTCCATTGCTGAAGTCAAAATTGACCGCAAAGCCGATCAAATCGACCTATCTATCCATACCGCCCGTCCTGGGGTAGTTGTGGGTAAAGGTGGCGCTGGCATCGAAAAACTACGCACTGATTTACAAGGTTTACTTAAAAATCAGCGTCAATTTCGTGTTAATGTCATCGAGGTTGCCAATGTTGATGCTAATGCCGCTCTCATGGCAGAATTTATCGCCTCTCAACTCGAGAGAAGGGTATCTTTTCGTCGTGTAGTCAGACAAGCTCTCCAAAGAGCCGAAAAAGCTGAAGTAAAAGGCATCAAGATTCAGGTGAGCGGACGTTTGAACGGTGCTGAAATTGCCCGTAGCGAGTGGATCAGAGAAGGACGTGTTCCCCTCCATACACTCCGTGCGGACATCGACTACTGTTACCGTACAGCTTCCACCATTTATGGAATCCTAGGCATCAAAGTCTGGATTTTTAAAGGTGAAGTTATCCCCGGTGAAGAAAACTTAGAAACCCCTGCACCTCGTGGTAATCGTGAGCGCAGACAGCCTCGTCGCCAAAAATTTGAAGACAGATCCGAGTAA
- the rplP gene encoding 50S ribosomal protein L16, whose amino-acid sequence MLSPRRTKFRKQHRGRMTGNAYRGNSINFGDYALQAIEPCWITSRQIEAARRAITRYVRRGGKIWIRIFPDKPVTMRPAETRMGSGKGNPEYWVAVVKPGRIMFEIAGIPEATAREAMRLAAAKLPIKTKFITRSEEY is encoded by the coding sequence ATGTTAAGTCCAAGAAGAACGAAATTCCGTAAACAACATCGGGGCAGAATGACGGGGAATGCTTATAGAGGTAACTCCATTAATTTTGGGGATTACGCTCTACAAGCCATTGAACCCTGTTGGATCACCTCTCGCCAAATTGAGGCGGCACGTCGGGCTATTACCCGTTATGTGCGCCGTGGTGGTAAAATATGGATCCGCATTTTCCCCGACAAACCCGTTACTATGCGTCCTGCTGAAACCCGTATGGGTTCTGGTAAAGGTAACCCTGAATACTGGGTAGCCGTAGTAAAACCCGGTCGTATTATGTTTGAGATTGCTGGTATCCCTGAAGCTACCGCTAGAGAAGCAATGCGCCTCGCTGCTGCAAAACTTCCCATCAAAACTAAGTTTATTACCAGATCGGAGGAATACTAA
- the rpmC gene encoding 50S ribosomal protein L29 — protein sequence MAFPKVADARKLNDEELAQEIVNAKKKLFQLRLEQTTGRLETPHQFKHTKRWIAQLLTVQGERQRGVSNTTQA from the coding sequence ATGGCTTTTCCTAAAGTCGCAGATGCAAGAAAACTCAATGATGAGGAACTCGCTCAAGAGATCGTTAACGCCAAGAAAAAGCTCTTTCAACTAAGATTAGAGCAAACCACTGGTCGCCTCGAAACACCTCATCAATTTAAGCACACTAAACGTTGGATTGCTCAATTATTGACCGTTCAAGGTGAACGTCAAAGAGGAGTTTCCAACACTACTCAAGCATAA